A genomic stretch from Ureibacillus composti includes:
- the atpG gene encoding ATP synthase F1 subunit gamma — translation MANLRDIKNRINSTKKTKAMTKAMQMVSASKKNRAEANAKSYVPYMEKVQDVVAAIASGASDATHPMLVSRPVKKTAYIVIGSDRGLAGAYNSSILRELSRTLSERHSSKDEYVILAIGRVPRDYFVKRGHNVIADIIGLPDQPSFADVKQIARKAVGMFADGTYDELYMYYNHFVSVISQEVTEKKVLPITDLAPASEGLSASYEFEPSAEAILEVLLPQYAESLIYGALLDGKASEHAARMTAMKAATDNASDLISNLSLVYNRARQAAITQEITEIVGGAAALE, via the coding sequence GTGGCAAATTTACGCGATATAAAAAATCGTATTAATTCTACGAAGAAAACGAAAGCAATGACGAAAGCAATGCAAATGGTTTCTGCTTCTAAGAAAAACCGAGCAGAAGCAAACGCTAAATCGTACGTTCCTTATATGGAAAAAGTACAAGACGTTGTAGCTGCAATCGCTTCAGGCGCATCTGATGCTACACATCCTATGTTAGTATCTCGTCCTGTTAAGAAAACAGCTTATATTGTAATCGGTTCTGACCGTGGTCTTGCTGGAGCTTATAACTCAAGTATTTTACGTGAATTAAGTCGTACATTAAGCGAACGTCACAGTTCAAAAGACGAATATGTGATCTTAGCTATTGGACGTGTTCCTCGTGATTACTTCGTTAAACGTGGACATAACGTTATTGCTGACATTATTGGTTTACCCGACCAACCTAGTTTTGCAGACGTTAAACAAATCGCTCGAAAAGCTGTTGGTATGTTCGCTGATGGTACATATGATGAACTTTATATGTACTATAACCACTTTGTCAGTGTTATTTCACAAGAAGTTACTGAGAAAAAGGTATTACCAATTACAGATTTAGCACCAGCTAGTGAAGGGCTTTCGGCTTCTTATGAATTCGAGCCATCAGCTGAAGCAATTCTAGAAGTATTGCTACCACAATATGCAGAAAGCTTAATCTACGGTGCTCTATTAGATGGTAAAGCTAGTGAACATGCTGCTCGTATGACAGCGATGAAAGCTGCAACTGATAATGCTTCTGATCTTATCAGCAACTTATCACTTGTTTATAACCGTGCGCGTCAAGCGGCGATTACACAAGAAATTACAGAAATCGTTGGTGGAGCTGCAGCCTTAGAATAG